The DNA region TGTTATATAAACAGTAATAAAACTTATTTAAATAAAGATAATAGATTTATGAGCGAAAAAGATATTTTGATATCTTTTGGTTTTACTAAAGATGTTTTGAATTTTGAATTTTATTTTTTGAGTCTTATTTACAAAGTTGATCTTATAGTTTTTTCTATGGAATTTTCAAATAATATAATAGATAAAATTTATTCACATATACATTCAAACGTAAGAAAAGTTAATATTCCTTCTTTGATAATCAACAATAATAATGGCGTAACAAAAATATCTTACATTATTCCAAATTATAAAAATGAATTTGTTATTAAAAATGCAATATATGTGTTTTTAGATTATGAAAAGAAAGGAAATTACATGTTCACTTTTGGAAAGTATTTATCAGATCTAAAAGAAACTTTGCATTCTTTTGATGTTAAAGTTATGAGGTAAAAAAATGAAAAGCAACCAATTTTTTTTAAAATTACATTATATAAAATTAAAAAGTACTATTTTTCAATCATTAAAAAAAATAAACGACACGAGAATTAACGATAAAGATACTATTGGAATTTATGCTATAAATAATCTAAGTCCCATAAAACTTATAAAATCCTTCGCCGAAGGTATAAACGAAGGATTCTATGTTTTTCTATATTCTACTAACAACAAAATTCATCGCAAAAAATTAACTTTAATAAACGAGTTGACAAATATTTACGGAGTATTTTTAATAATTTTTGAAAAAAACAACATTATCAAATTATTTAATAATAACTGTAACTATATAAACTTGGAAAAAAGTTTAAAAAACCGAGTTTTTTCAATAAATTCTAACAAGATCTCTTTTCTTCTTCCTGAAGAATTAGCCAATCCTGCAGTTTTAATGACTTTGAAAATGCAAGAAATAGATATTATCTTTGTCAATAGTTATTCTAATTTTTTCAATCAAGATGTTTCAAACATCTTACTTTCTTACGTCATAACAGATAAAAACATATATACTCCCGCAATCTTTGACGAAAAAATTGTTGTTAAAGCAGATAAAAATAAAATTATTCTCAATATGGGTCATTTAAAAACTATAAAAAATAATTACTTAGAAACAAATTATAACGACCTTAATCAAATAAAATCTAAGATAAATCTTATTTAGAACAAATTATCTATTTTTTGAGACATTCATTCGGAGCAAATTCTTTTCTATCCTTGTTTGTAATTTTATCTTTTTAAAGTTATCTTCACTTGCTTTGAGCTCTTCTTGAGCTCTTTCTATAGCTCTTTTAGCAGCTTCAATATCTATGTCTTCAGCTTTTTCGGCAGCAGTAGTAACAACGATCATTTCTACACCGTTCATCTCTACTATACCCCCATGAACCGCAAAAACTTCGTTCCGATTGCCTATTTTTATAGTTAATGGAGCAATTCTCAACATTCCTACAAAAGGAAGCCTATTGGTTAAACTACCCATATATCCTTCTTTTGTAGCGAGTTCTACATATTCAACTTCATCTTCGAACCTTGTTCCTTCCGGGGTAACTATTTTAAGTTTAAATATTAGAATCACCAACCTTTAAATTTTAAAAAATTCTACTTACAACTTTTTAGCTTTTTCTACTGCTTCTTCTATAGTACCAACCATATAAAAAGCATTTTCTGGTAAATCATCGTATTTTCCTTCAAGAATTTCTTTAAAACCTTTTATTGTATCTTCAACGTTTACATATTTACCAGAATAATTAGTGAACCGCTCAGCAACAAAAAAAGGTTGAGTTAAAAACCTTTGAATCCTTCGAGCCCTATTAACAACTTTTCTATCTTCTTCAGAAAGCTCTTCTATACCCAGTATAGCTATAATATCTTGAAGATCCTCATATCTTTGTAATACCTCTTTAACTTGTCTTGCAACCAAATAATGTTCCTCTCCCACAATATTTGGATCTAACATTTTCGAAGTTGAATCCAAAGGATCAACTGCGGGATAAAGCCCTAACTCAGATTGCTTTCTTGAAAGGTTAATATTTGCATCTAAGTGAGCAAAAGTTGTAGCTGGCGCAGGATCAGTGAAATCATCTGCAGGAACATATATAGCCTGAACAGAAGTTATAGATCCATCTTTAGTCGAAGTAATTCTTTCTTGTAATTGCCCCATTTCCGTAGCCAAGGTAGGCTGATAACCCACTGCAGAAGGCATTCTTCCAAGCAATGCGGAAACTTCCGAACCAGCTTGTACAAATCTAAAAATATTATCAATAAACAACAGAACATCTTTTTTTTGTATATCTCTAAAATATTCAGAAATAGTAAGGGCAGTTAAAGGAACTCTAAACCTTGCTCCCGGTGGTTCATTCATTTGTCCAAACACTAACACTGTACTATCTATAACTCCTGTCTCTTTCATCTCAAGCCAAAGGTCGTTACCTTCTCTTGTCCTTTCTCCAACACCTGCAAACACTGAGATACCTTGATGTTCCTTAGCTATATTCCTTATCAATTCCATAACCAAAACTGTTTTTCCAACTCCAGCTCCACCAAAAAATCCTATTTTACCTCCCCGTGGAAAAGGGGCTAAAAGATCTATACATTTTATGCCGGTTTCTAAAATCTCTATTCGTGTATCCTGATCTTTTAAAGGAGGAGGAGCTTTATGTATGGGCCAATAATCTTCACCTTTCACTTCTCCCTTTTCATCTATAGGATTACCTAATAAATTAAACATCCTTCCCAATGTATCTTGGCCTACTGGAACTTTTATTGGACTACCCATATTTATAACCTCTTGTCCACGTTTTAATCCATCAGTAGAATCCATAGCAACACATCTTGCTGTATCATCACCTATTAATTGTTCAACTTCTAAAACAATTTCTTCGTTAGTATAAATATTTCTCGCTTTTAAAGCATCGAAAATGTTAGGTAATTCCCCAGCAGAAAACCTTACATCCACTACAGGGCCAATTATGCTAACTATCGTTCCTGTTTTTTCTTGCATTAAATTACCTCCTATTGCATATTTGCACCGTTAACTATCTCTATCAATTCTTGGGTAATTGATGTTTGCCTTTGCTTATTATATTCAAGGTTCAATTCTTCTATTAAATCGTGAGCATTATCAGTTGCATTTTTCATAGCATTCTGTCTCGCATGGAACTCACTCAATTTTGTTTCAAACAAGAAAAGATAAATTTTTGACAAAACATAAAAATAAGCCGCTTGCTCAAAAACTTCTTCCTCCATCGGTTCATATTCATACCTTGCATCCAACTTTTCATTTTTCCCTTTTATTGGAAGTAAATCAAAAACTTGAGGCAACTGAACCAATGCATTCCTTAATTTACCATAAACAACCTTAACTCTTTTTATATTATTCTCTCTCATAATTTCAAACATATCTTCAACCAAATATTCCGCATGATCAATTTTTGGTATATCGTATATGTTAGTCCTATTTAAAAAAATTTTTTCATTTTTCAATGCCGAATATCCTTTCGTTCCAATAACAAAATATCCTTTAAAATCTGTTAATTTTGATTTTAAGCTTAACGCTTCTCTTGTCAAATCACCTGGAAAAGAACCTGCTAATCCCATTTCTGGAGTTATAAGCAAAACAAGAGTTCCTTCTCCATCTTGAGTATAAAAGCTATCTTCATTTACTGGTACTTTTTCTAAAATCTTTTCAGAATAGTAAGCATAATTTTTAACTGTATCCCACTGTTTTTGTATCTTATTGAGCCTTGCAGTAGCAACCATTTGCATAGCCCTTGTTATCTGCATTGTTGATTCTGTCGAAGCTATTCTTCTTTTTATACTTCTTAAATTACCTCGACTCATTTAAAATCACCACCAAACTATTTAAAAACTTTCAAAAACTTCGATGCCGCTTGATTTAATTCATTTTTTACCTCTTCAGTCAAATCTTTTGTTTCTTTTATTTTCTTCAAAGTATTCGAATAATTTTCTTTCACATATGAAATAAACTGCTTCTCAAAACTACCTATTTTTTCAGTAGGTATTTGATCTAAATAACCTTGTGTTGCAACATATATTATCGTTACCTGCTCTTCTAATTCCATTGGAGAATATTGCGGTTGTTTCATCAATTCAGTTAGTTTTTCACCTTTAATTAATTGTTTTTTAGTAGACTCATCAAGATCAGCTGCAAATTGAGTAAATGATTCTAACTCTCTATATTGTGCCAAATCCAACTTCAAAGAGCCAGCAACTCTTTTCATTGCTTTTGTTTGTGCATCTCCACCAACCCTTGAAACTGATAATCCGATATTGACAGCCGGCCTAATTCCAGCATTAAAAAGGCTCGGCTCTAAATAAATTTGACCGTCTGTTATAGATATAACGTTGGTGGGAATATATGCAGAAATATCATTAGCTTGAGTTTCTACTATTGGTAATGCAGTTAAAGAACCATTTCCGTGTTCTTCGTTTAATCTTGAAGCTCTTTCCAACAATCTCGAATGTAAATAAAAAATATCTCCTGGATAAGCTTCCCTTCCAGGTGGCCTCCTCAATAGTAAAGAGACCTCACGATAAGCCGCTGCATGTTTAGAAAGGTCGTCATATATAACTAATGCATCCTCTCCATTAAACATAAAATATTCTCCAATTGCGGCTCCTGCATAAGGAGCTATATACTGAAGTGAGGCAGGATCAGATGCATCAGCTGCTACAATAACGGTATAATCCATGGCACCATACTTTTCCAAATTATCGATTGTTCGAGCTAAAGCAGAAGCTTTCTGACCAATAGCCACATATACACAATACATATTTTTGCCTTTCTGATTTATAATAGTATCAACAGCAATTGCAGTTTTCCCTGTTTGTCTATCTCCAATTATTAATTCTCTCTGACCTCTACCTATTGGAATTAAAGCATCTAAAACTTTTATCCCAGTTTGAACAGGAGTATCAACAGGTTTTCTTGTAATAACTCCCATTGCTTTCCTTTCTATAGGATAGAAATCTTTTGCTTTGATTTCACCTTTACCATCAAGAGCGATTCCCAAAGGATTTACGACTCTTCCTAATAAACTTTCTCCAACAGGCACTTCTATAATTCGCTTTGTCCTAATTAATTTGTCTCCCTCTTTAATACCTTTGTAATCATCTAAAGTTATTATACCCACATTATCTTCTTCTAAATTCATAGCGATACCATAAACTTTCGTTCCATTAGAAGCTTCTATTTCAACTAATTCATTTGTCATAACATCTTTTAAACCATATGCCCTAACTATACCATCACTGACTTGCATTACCCATCCAATTTCTTTTATTTCGCCACTCTCATAACTCTTTATGCGTTCTTCAATTACTTTTGTCAATTCATCTGGGTTAACCCTCAAAAAATTCACCTCCAGCAGTCGGTGCATAGGCAGACTGTATGTTTTCCAAAAATCCTTTAACAGAATAATCAAAAAATTTGTCACCAATGTATAATTGTAATCCACCTATGATTTCTTCATTATATTCAGTTATTAACTTTATTTTTCTTCCGGTTTTATTATGAATAACGTTTTTGATATCTTTCAACAATTCATTTGAAATTTTCTTTGATAATACAATCTTAACTTCTACAACCTTTTTTAATTCCAAACTTTCTTCGTGTAAAATACTGCTAATAAGAGGGATTAACTGTTGCCTACGCTTCTGAACCAATATACGTAAAAAATTACGAAAAATATTATTATTTAACCCGCTTATTTCTAAAAGCTTATCAACGATATAATCATAAGGTAATAAAGGGCTATAAACGATGTCTCTAATTGATTCGTCTTTTTCGACAGTTTCTACAATTTTTTGAAAAGCTTCTACAAAATTATCAAGGTTTTCAATTTCCCCGCTTTCTCTTAAAACCTCTAAAAAAGCATACACATATTTAGAGGCTAAATAATAAGAAGCTTTCATCATAAGTCCCCTTTATCTTGAAGGCTTTTTATTGCTCTTCTAACTATTTCTTCATTTTTTTGTTTGTCTATTTGTTCTTTAAGTATCATAGAAGAAATGCTAAGCGATAATGCAATTAACTTTGACTGTAAATCTTTCACAGCATTTTCTTTTATCTCTTCAGCTTCCTTTTCGGCTTTCTCCAAAATATTTTTACGTTGATTTTCTGCTTCTTCCTGCGTAGATTTTAAAATTAATTTTGCCTGCTCATTCGCTTGTTCAATAATTTCATGCCTTTTATCTTCTATTTCCAATAATTGCTTATCTAATTCTTCTTTTTTAGCCTGTGCTTCTAACCTAAGTTTCTCAGCCTCATTCAAATTCTTTTCAACTTCTTGTTTACGCTTATCCGTAATATCAAAATAAGGCTTATACAATAACCTATACATTAAAAGCATAAAAGCTATAAAACCCACTAAATTAACTATCGAAGTAAGATTAAAAGATAACATTAAATCACCCCTTCAGGGATCTTTCTTTATATTTTCCCAAAATATATTTACATGTTTATGGAAGAACAAACAACAATATTAAAGCAACGACCAACGAGTAAAGACCCGTTGTCTCAGCAATAGCATCAGCTAAAATCATATTTGTTCTTATTGTACCAGCAAGTTCGGGCTGCCTCGCCATAGCATCCATAGCATGAGCTCCAACTTGACCTTCACCCAATCCAGGACCAATAGCTCCTATTCCCATTGCAATTCCTGCCCCTAACAATTTACCTAAATAATAAAGTCCCCATCCTACATATCCACCGTTTTCAATTAAAGTTTGAAGCATTGAACTTAGATCCATCTCTTTTCCTCCCTTGCTTTTTATAATATTCTTTTATAATTTCTAAAACTTACATTTTGTTGATATTATAATTAAAGCTTAAAAATCGCTAATATAAAACCTAATCCAACATAGTACCAATATAAACTATAGTTAATAAAGAAAATACAAACGCTTGAATTATTCCAAAAAACCATCCAAAAATAGCCCAAAGAAACACTGGCATTACAAAATATTTTATCAAACTACTTATAATTAAAACCAACATACCTCCTCCCACTACGTTACCATATAACCTAAAAGAATGAGATATTGGCTTTGCGATTTCACTAACAATGTTTATAGGAAACATTATCGGATTTGGTTCAAGTAACGATTTAAACCATTTCCCAATTCCTTTTGATCTTATAGCAAAAAAATGGCTTATTATCAAAACCATTATTGCGTATGTTAGGTTCACATTTAAATCAGAAGTAGGAGGATACCATGTATCTGTAAACAACTGTACTTTAAGACCGTCAGCTATAGGAACAACATTTATTCCAGGAATACCCCCTAAAACATTTGACACAACTATGTATAAAAAAAACGTAGTAGCTATAACAAAGGTATGTTTTCTATATTTTGGATTTGGAACAACTTCTTCTGTGATTTCCCAAAAAAAATCAAAAAAACTTTCAACCGCTGCCTGTAACCTTCCAGGAATCCTTTCAAATTTCACACTTCGCGCAAATAAAAGAAGGATAAACATCACAGAAAAAGACATTATCAACGTCATAGGATTTATTTGACCAAAAAAACCACCTTTCCCAAAAGAAACAATCCAACTTTGACCTACACCTTCTAAATTCATTTCGAATATAAATAAATTTACTAACCCTAACCCAATATAAAGAATGAAAAAAAAGATAGTCATATTTTTTAGTCTCTCAGTTGTCACTCACGCACCTCCTCTTCCTTAACTTCTACTATCTTAAAAATTATGAAATTCAGTTTCTATGAATATTTTAACGTTCAATTTTTTCAAAAATCTCTCCCTTGTTATAAACCCACCTTAAACTCAGATGCTTATTTTTAAAAAACCTTTATTTTAAAGATACTTCAGCTATACAATCTATTTATAAGAAAGGTAAACAGAAACTTTCATATTGATTAAACCTAAAAAGCTTAACATTAACGCGGTCAAAGAATTATAGGCTGCAATACCCAAAATTATGCCATATAAAAGATATCTAAGAAAAAATCCCGGCAAAATCTTTCTTACTTTTGAACCAACTTCCATTTTTTTAATCTCTTCTGCCAAAGAATAAAACCCTAAAATAGCTCCTAATCCGCCCCAAAGCACCCACAAAGATTCATAAGAAAAGAAAAAAGAAAGTGTCACAGTTTCAATCGCTACTATTATTACTGTTTTTATTATTAACTCTTTGAGCTTCTTTTTCAGCTCTGTCATATTTTTCAGCCTCTTTCAAAAGCTCTTTTACTGCCGAATATAATCCCGAAATCATACCTAAAAATATCAACAAAACTATCCATATTTGCTGTCCTGTAAATTTAGTTATTAAATATCCTATCAAAAAACCAACAAAAATATTTGACAAAACAATTACAGCAAAATAAACGATCAGATTCAATGAACGAAAATAATCAAAGTTATACTTCTTCAATTTTTAACCTCCATAAAAATAACCTAATAACAATTATACTATTTATTCGATAAAAATTCAAATATGTATGTTAACTAATTGATATGACACACTCACATATAGTCTTTACATCCCTTAAAATCATGGCTTACAGATATTTAATGAAAAACTTAAGATAAACAATCATTAAGACAAGAAGGAATGAAAGAAGGTATCGAAAAAGGTAAACATGAAGCTGAAAAAGAATTCGCAATTAAGGCATTGAGTTGAAGATTTGGAAGAGAATTATCTGTAAATTTATTATAACCAACATTAATTCACAATTACATAATTGGTCCAATTTGTATTCTTTTATTATCATAACTTTTAAATCAAGAGATTAGTAAAAGCAACCTTTAAAAGGAATTAAACAAATTCTCTTTTTAAAGGGATAAATACAATATATTTGATAAATTAATACGTTAATCAATTAAAATATAAGAAAACTTTTTCGTTAATATTAAAGATTGGGTATTTTTTTGATCAATTTTAGCGATTACTTCCCAATCACCTTCTACCAATGTTTCATTAATCTCAATTCCTATGGAAGGATATGTAAGCGCCTGAGTTACCATTTCACCTTTTCCTGGCGTTTTTAAGAATAATTCTATCAGTATTTTTTTATTATCTTCATCAATCCCTATACTATTTAGATTCAAAACATAACCTCCTGTCCTTTTTTCTCCAGCACTTATACAGATAATAAAAGGAACTTTCTTTACATCGGTGACTGGTACATTATTTTGATAAATCAATACATCAGGTGTTTGACTTCTTACAAAACATTCGACAATTTCATAATTCATTGCCTTCTCTCCTTTTTCTTGTGATTCATCGAATATAAGATCATTTTTTTCTATGTATTCATCAGTATTTTTTCCAACTTCTTCTTCAATAAGTTTTTCCTCTGATGAAGAATACAAAAAATATCCTGTCCCTAAAATAATTCCAGTCATCAAAACAATCATAAATATTTGATTAAAATTCATAATATCTCCTCCTCGTATAATAGTAAATAGTCACTTTAGAAATTCTAAAATCTAAGTTTTGCCAATATTTTAGTTTTAAATTTTTTCAAAAATACCTCCATAGCTCTAATCTTTACTAATTCTTAATTCTTTTAACTTTTTCGGTACTTGTACCAAAGGTGGGAAAGAGGGCTCCGCCCTGGACCCATTTTAAATTCAAATGCTTATTTTTAAAAAATTCCCAATTCCTAAAATCTTTAATTAAAATATAGTCTTCAACTTAACTCCATTATAAATCCAAAACTTTAATTTTTGAAAATTTTTTATTTATAAAATGCCTGCAATTATCATTTAATTATACATCAAAAATATATAAAAAATATTAAAGTTGGGACCTTTAGGCCCCAACTTTATTTAAAGCTATAACTTAAAATATTGTCCAAGGAACGCCGTATCCACCGTATTCATCTATAAATCCAAAACCAGGATTATTTATAGGAATTGCTACTGGAATATTATTATTATTTATTGTTATCTCTCCACTTATACCAAATGGTTTAGCTATTACAATGTCATCTAACCACGCCGTATCTTCACCCACAGACAGACTAATATCTTTTTCATACGCAAATCTTACGGTGTGGCTCCCACTATCTAATAAAACACTATAAGTCATCCAATCTTGTTCGCCACTTAAACGCAACTTTTCAACATTATTTACATACACTTTAAACCAATCATAATTATTCTCCGAAGATACTTTAACCTTAAAAGACAATGAAGCGACAGTATCAACAGTAAATGTTGTTTCTACCCAACTTTTTTGATTATCATTAATATTTCCAAATTTCAGAACTTTAGCTCCATCAATTACTTCTATATAGGGTTCTGCATGTCCGCCACTTTCCCAGTTAAAGAACTCATGTTCTAAATCACCATCTTCGAAATCTTCCTTTGCAATTATTTTTTCTTCAGGTATATCTCCTTCATAATCATAAACTAAATAATAATGACCGCTCTCTTCTATATAAGGTAATAAATCAATAATTATTTTCTCGTAACTTCTTATATCAAAAGCTTCCACAATATAAAAATCTTGATCTAATAATAAAACAGATAAACTTCCTGGGAATGGAAGGTCGCTTGTTAGTTTTGCTTTAAACTGGGTAGTTTCAAATTCTTGAGTATATATTGTTGTTTGAGTATATATTGTTGGTATGTCTTCTGAGAGAGGTTCTACAGTAACTTTATTTGTATAACTAAGCGCTTCTGCCATTCTGTAATTAGGTGCATATGCATATAAATACTCTGGGCCACCTATAATTATTTTGTATTCTCCCGGCTCTATCCAAGCAAATAATTCGTAACCTTCATTATTAGTCTTGCCATAATATCTTTTACCCGTTTCTTTATTTTCTAAAGTAATGTTAACGCCGGGTAAATAATAGCCACCCTTTTTAGTTTTTGCTTCTACTCTTAGAATACCGCCCTTATATTCATTTGGGTCAAGATTAAGAGAGTTCGCGGCATTTATTCTTCCATAGCCTGAAGCAGTATCATAACCTGAAACATCTATATCTTCTGCTCCTTCTTCTATCATCTTTCTTATTTGATAAACATCTGCATCTGGATATTTTTCTTTCAATAACGCTGCTAAAGCAGAAACATAAGGAGCCGCCATAGAAGTACCTGCCCAATAAGCGTAAGGTTCTTTCCCACCTACTCCTTCTATTCCTTCACTTGAAGCAAGTCTTACCGGAATAGATGAAATTACGTTGTCACCTGGAGCTGCTACAGAGACATATTCTCCCCTTGAAGAAAAAGAAGTAACTTCATCTCTTGCATTACTTGCTGCAACACCTATTACTCCAGTAAATGCTGATGGGTAATGCCAGAATTGATCAGTAGTATCATTACCAGCAGATGCAACAACCACTACGTTATTCATAAGAGCGTAATCAAATGCATCTTTTAGTATGTTGGAATATCCTCCACCACCCCAACTGTTTGATAAGACGTTTGCTCCGTTATTTACAGCCCATACTATTCCGTCAGCGACTGCATAGTCGCCCACATAACTAGGTCTAAAGATTCTAATAGGCATAATCTTAGCATCTGGTGCTAATCCTGATATTCCTATATCATTATTTCTTTTAGCAGCTATTATTCCAGCTGTATGCGTTCCATGACCGTCTGAATCAGAATCTATATTGGGCGCAATTGTCCTTCTATAATAAGGATCGTAACCTTGCACTAATTGACCTTCTAAATCAGGATGAGTGCCGTCTGTACCTGTATCTAATAATCCAACTATTACTCCCTCTCCAGTTGCGGAAGCCCAAGCGGTTTCGGCTTCTAATCGGTCAAGAGCATATTGGAAGCTTCTAAACGGATCTGTTGTTTCTGGAGTGACATTGTTATTGAGCTGTATAGAATTGTTTCTTTGAATTTGAGGATCTTGGCCTTTAATTACAGGAATTAATCTTCTATCGGTATAATTTGGTTCGATGTATCTTATCCCATCTATCTTTTCATTTTTAATAATCTCAAAAGCTTTATTTACATCCATAACACTTGTGTCTAATTTTATAAGTACTGCATTAAGTTCAGGTATTTCTTTTTCAACTTTCGCACCTTTCTCATCTTTAAATTTTGACAATAACTCCTTTACTGCTTCGTCTCTTTTTCCTTCTTCATAACCAACAACTAATTCATTATCGTTATATTCGCGACCTTGAAGTTCTATAAAAGTCGGAATATATATTCTTGAATTATTTAGATTTGAAACAGAATTATCGTTTAGATTATTATCATAATCAGATATTGCATTCAAGTTCATACAACCTGAAATTATAAAAACCAAAGAAACAGCTAAAACAACTATTATTGAAAATCTCTTTTTCATTTTGTCTTACCCCCTTTCTCAATTATTTCCAGTTGTAAATTCATTATGCATTTCAGGCATTACTCCTCCAAAAGGATCTATACCCCAACCATAGTCTATTGCTATAGAATATGCCAAACTATCTGAATCATAAGACACAGCGTATGCGTAATCTACTCCCCAGTCATAGGTTTTACCAGCTTCCAATTTATTATCTCCATAATAATAAATTCCAGAAGGCAAATATAAGAACCAACTTAAATCTTCATATTCAGGGCTTCCTTCATTCCCTTTAAAAGTTACAGAAACTTCTGCAGCTCCTACTGTTGCAAAATCGTACATGTAAACAGTAGAGCCTTCTAAAATCCCTGGGAAAATATAATTTTCACTTTGTACTAAATCGTATACCCACATTGTATAGTAGTACTCAACAACAGATTCAGGAGAAATTAACTCTTTTGTGGGTTCCCAAACAAAGGTTGGTTGTCTTGAAACGTTTGTTTCTCTATCTGCTGGTGACCTTAAATTAACGTTAAAACTATCAAGAGGAACAACTGAACCTAATTTAACAAGTTCACTTTCTTCATTTCCTTTGTAGGAAGTGACGGCATACCATACTTCTTTACCTGCTTCGTTTTGTGCTGATGGATCTAAATAATAACCAGATCCTACAGTAGCTATTTTTCTATAATTAACTCCGTCAAAAGATCTATAAACGTTATATCCATCTGGACGAACAACATTTGGCCCAACAAGTCCGTAGTAATACAATGTGTCATAATCAAACCAGCTTATTTCTATCCATAAGTTAGTTCCTTGTGGTGCAGCTTCTATCCCTGTACCAAAATTTTTTAATGGTTCAAAATCTTGTGGTAAGTCATTAGCGCCATTAAAATCAAACTTATCAGAAACTATTTTTAATAGTTTATCGTTGTTATAAAATTCTACTCCTTGATTCCTTGTATAAGATACTATGCCAACATATCCAAAATCTACTGGACTTATAGGAACAAAGAGTGCTCCTTCAACTTCTTCGATTTCTTTAGTTATTGTTATGTATTCTATCTTTTCTACTCTATTGTCATTATAATCATAAAATACAACATATAAAGGATTTTCTCCATAAAAATTTGAAATATCAATCGTAAATGTAGCTGTTTTTGTATCTGAAGCAATATATCGCTCTCCCAAAGAGCCTGAACCCGGAACACTTCCTATTTTAGCGTAAATAACACTCGGATGATTATCTGTCTCAACATCAACTCTTAACGTGAAACTTCCTGTAATATTGGTGATATCTAATTCGTTACCTTGCAAATCAAAAAAACTGAGAGT from Petrotoga sp. 9PWA.NaAc.5.4 includes:
- a CDS encoding ATP synthase subunit I, translated to MTELKKKLKELIIKTVIIVAIETVTLSFFFSYESLWVLWGGLGAILGFYSLAEEIKKMEVGSKVRKILPGFFLRYLLYGIILGIAAYNSLTALMLSFLGLINMKVSVYLSYK
- a CDS encoding AtpZ/AtpI family protein, yielding MKKYNFDYFRSLNLIVYFAVIVLSNIFVGFLIGYLITKFTGQQIWIVLLIFLGMISGLYSAVKELLKEAEKYDRAEKEAQRVNNKNSNNSSD
- a CDS encoding protease complex subunit PrcB family protein; protein product: MNFNQIFMIVLMTGIILGTGYFLYSSSEEKLIEEEVGKNTDEYIEKNDLIFDESQEKGEKAMNYEIVECFVRSQTPDVLIYQNNVPVTDVKKVPFIICISAGEKRTGGYVLNLNSIGIDEDNKKILIELFLKTPGKGEMVTQALTYPSIGIEINETLVEGDWEVIAKIDQKNTQSLILTKKFSYILID
- a CDS encoding S8 family serine peptidase, whose product is MKKRFSIIVVLAVSLVFIISGCMNLNAISDYDNNLNDNSVSNLNNSRIYIPTFIELQGREYNDNELVVGYEEGKRDEAVKELLSKFKDEKGAKVEKEIPELNAVLIKLDTSVMDVNKAFEIIKNEKIDGIRYIEPNYTDRRLIPVIKGQDPQIQRNNSIQLNNNVTPETTDPFRSFQYALDRLEAETAWASATGEGVIVGLLDTGTDGTHPDLEGQLVQGYDPYYRRTIAPNIDSDSDGHGTHTAGIIAAKRNNDIGISGLAPDAKIMPIRIFRPSYVGDYAVADGIVWAVNNGANVLSNSWGGGGYSNILKDAFDYALMNNVVVVASAGNDTTDQFWHYPSAFTGVIGVAASNARDEVTSFSSRGEYVSVAAPGDNVISSIPVRLASSEGIEGVGGKEPYAYWAGTSMAAPYVSALAALLKEKYPDADVYQIRKMIEEGAEDIDVSGYDTASGYGRINAANSLNLDPNEYKGGILRVEAKTKKGGYYLPGVNITLENKETGKRYYGKTNNEGYELFAWIEPGEYKIIIGGPEYLYAYAPNYRMAEALSYTNKVTVEPLSEDIPTIYTQTTIYTQEFETTQFKAKLTSDLPFPGSLSVLLLDQDFYIVEAFDIRSYEKIIIDLLPYIEESGHYYLVYDYEGDIPEEKIIAKEDFEDGDLEHEFFNWESGGHAEPYIEVIDGAKVLKFGNINDNQKSWVETTFTVDTVASLSFKVKVSSENNYDWFKVYVNNVEKLRLSGEQDWMTYSVLLDSGSHTVRFAYEKDISLSVGEDTAWLDDIVIAKPFGISGEITINNNNIPVAIPINNPGFGFIDEYGGYGVPWTIF